One Pyrenophora tritici-repentis strain M4 chromosome 5, whole genome shotgun sequence DNA window includes the following coding sequences:
- a CDS encoding CorA, Mg2+ and Co2+ transporter: protein MYVLVLQQPQQQPQETIGDLYRGFISKLQFQVNSRASKRLLRDINLLQDELQILIAVNTWQTNLIQNYTRVLDDTSYEQELPSRKSMFPYERDLLRTCLNNLKLARDDFSDLLDLCRPLSDRTKQILEINEEDHGKAIMVFTVVTVIFLPLSFATSYFGMNTSDIRDMDQTQTLFWSVAIPLTVLTVGGCMLIGYNGVELLDGISSFLRMVSGKQKESPDAGVGVSRRKPPPNLQFDTTNTQELTNLDEAEFANPRPSGCDETMEDIQANKDYASIRKKIPYVTYGDDDEWFREEEGALIKAGERRAANFSHERNGLPPLPPRIDIVPGTMGAGWDKQDAWYDMKEKELWQRNRRSHRKVDNNYYENYGRY, encoded by the exons ATGTATGTCTTGGTCCTACAGCAACCACAGCAGCAACCACAAGAGACTATAGGCGACTTGTACCGTGGGTTCATCTCCAAACTT CAATTCCAAGTCAATAGCCGTGCGAGTAAACGTCTTCTACGCGACATTAACCTACTTCAAGATGAGCTCCAAATACTCATCGCGGTCAACACGTGGCAAACCAATCTCATCCAAAATTATACACGCGTGCTTGACGACACTTCTTATGAGCAGGAACTCCCTTCTCGAAAGAGTATGTTTCCATATGAGCGGGATCTCCTCCGAACCTGCCTAAACAATCTCAAACTCGCTCGGGATGACTTTAGCGATCTACTGGACCTATGCCGCCCGCTATCCGATCGCACCAAACAGATACTCGAGATCAACGAAGAAGATCACGGCAAAGCTATCATGGTTTTCACAGTTGTCACGGTCATATTCTTACCCTTGTCGTTTGCGACAAGTTACTTTGGTATGAACACATCAGACATACGAGACATGGATCAGACCCAAACTCTCTTCTGGAGCGTTGCAATCCCACTGACCGTCCTGACTGTCGGCGGATGTATGCTCATCGGATACAACGGAGTTGAGTTACTAGACGGAATCTCGTCGTTTCTCCGCATGGTGTCAGGCAAGCAAAAGGAGAGTCCCGACGCCGGTGTAGGCGTCTCTCGCCGCAAACCTCCACCCAATCTCCAATTCGACACGACAAACACACAGGAGTTGACCAACCTTGACGAAGCCGAATTCGCGAACCCGCGGCCAAGTGGATGTGATGAGACTATGGAAGACATACAAGCTAACAAAGACTACGCCTCTATTCGCAAGAAGATACCGTACGTCACATAtggcgatgatgatgaaTGGTTTCGCGAGGAGGAGGGGGCCCTAATAAAAGCTGGGGAACGGAGGGCTGCGAACTTCTCGCATGAACGCAATGGATTGCCACCATTGCCACCCCGAATTGACATTGTACCTGGCACTATGGGGGCTGGCTGGGATAAACAAGATGCCTGGTACGATATGAAGGAGAAGGAATTATGGCAGCGCAACAGAAGAAGTCATCGTAAGGTGGATAACAACTACTACGAAAATTACGGACGTTACTGA
- a CDS encoding Herpes-BLLF1 domain containing protein translates to MSSAVNRPVDLKQKEKDVNNKLQLYGIVEAFSNGKVPSNSQIDVALNSALAHRALNSPSKKLSSDGQKLVGDFKNVIEQAKILLLTKNEGNLLQDFIWQAEHLGGNNANLPNAPVDKETAKQHGNDALQGLRTLGTLLISNGQFRKLLSDATVLLRDMAGDAAMNTANKVKPSEDRLNRLDEPAEDNTWHDTSNLNRENLRNQAKSSLPFGNKNRDEAKGELKEHAMDINQAANPQGSRDPQHTAELGAHEGQTGQPTGVDARGGLEAAKQKVEENTSEEDKQRVRARRDQMNNYLKGKMPEERREQTIWRLKKMVVEIQGHQDYQRAIETLLSLAEQYSGHGRNLGTQGKGSVQGAHQNDALQTAEADLKTLLERFANNTSFDDLIESINQVYKDADQDPELRNWFTRMNQFIRKTLQQQGFILDDRCNEEWNQLYDDGHHLLRGRYRGHTDRIADEFKFIGEQFDSDPQNKQFADSVNKLFLDLGQDENGQTTFKPHLLKDLSDVILPAIFENVRYIPVPRIEYSDPMVDAVVENLVIEGDNLAPNSLEFGSDNYWRWGRKSISSKNKNKVMLSVSGVQMDLRDVSYYIKRKQGFPSITDKGVMDIFMGGSGFSFKVEMETADKARDHAQTHFFKVTKVESDIKNLQIKMKKSNHKLLFNMFKPLLLKVMRPVIQRVLEKQIKDSANQLDGILFDIKTEADRAEAEAKRNPDPQNIQNMYQRYASAVQHRLMQGKQKKEAIQERAKDTQVNMAVTQHDSIFKNISLPGGISSKATEYKELAAKGDKWESPIFSIGSAKETSSLPQVGKVTRKPHGREGGYGGPHDNSRGLGASQGLNPSANQYDSQYSNAGGLGAGQGLTTANQGLTGGVPSSALAGGVPASGLSSGIPPTTGGTHGFGTQVDDAFNTSGTGAPVGSSGLGNTGTSTGTATHGEFNTTFGDQNPVFQGRA, encoded by the exons ATGAGTTCCGCCGTAAATC GTCCGGTGGACTTGaagcagaaggagaaggatgTCAACAACAAACTACAGCTATACGGCATTGTTGAAG CCTTCTCCAATGGCAAAGTGCCCTCCAACAGCCAGATTGACGTCGCCCTAAACTCGGCACTTGCACACAGGGCGCTCAACTCACCGTCAAAGAAGCTGTCGAGCGATGGCCAAAAGCTCGTTGGCGACTTCAAGAATGTCATCGAGCAGGCCAAGATCCTGCTTCTCACCAAGAACGAGGGCAACCTCCTCCAGGACTTCATCTGGCAGGCGGAGCACCTCGGTGGCAACAACGCTAACCTACCCAATGCGCCCGTCGACAAGGAGACAGCAAAACAACATGGCAACGACGCCCTCCAGGGCCTGCGCACCCTCGGCACGCTACTCATCTCGAACGGCCAGTTCAGAAAGCTTCTCTCCGATGCTACTGTTCTCCTCCGCGACATGGCTGGCGATGCCGCGATGAACACTGCCAACAAGGTCAAGCCCTCAGAAGATCGTCTCAACCGCCTAGATGAGCCCGCCGAGGACAACACCTGGCACGACACCTCCAATCTGAACCGCGAGAACCTCCGTAACCAAGCTAAGAGCAGCCTGCCTTTTGGCAACAAGAACAGGGACGAGGCCAAGGGAGAGCTCAAGGAACATGCTATGGACATCAACCAGGCCGCTAACCCCCAGGGATCCCGCGACCCCCAGCACACTGCCGAGCTCGGCGCTCACGAGGGTCAGACTGGCCAGCCCACCGGTGTTGATGCCCGTGGCGGCCTCGAGGCTGCCAAGCAAAAGGTTGAGGAGAACACATCAGAGGAGGACAAGCAGAGGGTTCGCGCCCGCCGCGACCAGATGAACAACTACCTCAAGGGCAAGATGCCTGAGGAGCGTCGCGAGCAGACTATCTGGCGTCTCAAGAAGATGGTCGTGGAGATCCAGGGCCATCAAGACTATCAGCGCGCCATCGAGACCCTGCTTAGCCTCGCCGAGCAGTACTCTGGCCATGGAAGGAACTTGGGTACGCAGGGCAAAGGCTCTGTTCAAGGTGCGCATCAGAATGATGCTCTGCAAACCGCTGAAGCTGACCTCAAG ACTCTCCTCGAGCGTTTCGCAAACAACACCTCATTCGATGACCTCATTGAATCGATCAACCAAGTCTACAAGGATGCCGACCAGGACCCAGAGCTGAGGAATTGGTTCACTCGCATGAACCAATTCATCCGCAAGACTCTTCAGCAGCAGGGCTTCATCCTCGATGACCGTTGCAACGAAGAGTGGAACCAGCTCTACGATGACGGCCACCATCTCCTGCGCGGCCGCTACCGTGGTCACACTGACCGCATCGCCGATGAATTCAAGTTCATTGGTGAGCAGTTCGACTCTGACCCGCAGAACAAGCAGTTCGCCGATTCCGTCAACAAGCTTTTCCTTGACCTTGGCCAAGATGAAAACGGCCAGACCACCTTCAAGCCCCACCTTCTCAAGGACTTGAGCGATGTCATCCTTCCCGCCATCTTTGAGAACGTCCGCTACATTCCTGTTCCTCGTATCGAGTACAGTGACCCCATGGTCGACGCCGTCGTTGAGAACCTCGTTATCGAGGGTGACAACCTTGCACCCAACTCCTTGGAGTTTGGCTCCGACAACTACTGGCGCTGGGGCCGCAAGTCCATCTCGAGCAAGAATAAGAATAAGGTCATGCTCTCAGTATCGGGTGTACAGATGGATCTCCGTGATGTATCATACTACATCAAGCGCAAGCAGGGTTTCCCTTCCATCACCGACAAGGGTGTTATGGACATCTTCATGGGTGGCTCTGGCTTCAGCTTCAAGGTTGAGATGGAGACAGCCGACAAGGCCCGCGATCACGCGCAGACACACTTCTTCAAGGTCACCAAGGTTGAGTCTGACATTAAGAACCTTCAGatcaagatgaagaagagcAACCACAAGCTCCTTTTCAACATGTTCAAGCCTCTTCTCCTCAAGGTCATGCGTCCTGTCATACAGAGGGTGCTGGAGAAGCAGATCAAGGACAGTGCCAACCAGCTCGATGGTATCCTCTTTGACATCAAGACTGAGGCTGACCGTGCCGAGGCCGAGGCCAAGCGCAACCCCGACCCCCAGAACATCCAGAACATGTACCAGCGCTACGCCTCTGCTGTGCAGCACCGTCTCATGCAAGGCAAGCAAAAGAAGGAAGCTATTCAGGAGAGGGCCAAGGACACCCAAGTCAACATGGCTGTCACTCAGCACGACTCCATCTTCAAGAACATCTCCCTTCCCGGAGGTATCTCCTCCAAGGCTACGGAATACAAGGAGCTTGCAGCCAAGGGTGACAAGTGGGAGAGCCCCATTTTCTCCATCGGCTCAGCCAAGGAGACCTCCAGCCTTCCTCAGGTTGGCAAGGTTACCCGCAAGCCCCACGGTCGTGAGGGTGGCTACGGTGGACCCCATGACAACTCTCGTGGTCTTGGTGCCTCACAAGGCTTGAACCCTTCCGCAAACCAGTACGATAGCCAGTACAGCAACGCTGGCGGCCTCGGCGCTGGTCAGGGCCTTACTACAGCCAACCAGGGCTTGACTGGTGGCGTTCCTTCCTCCGCCTTGGCTGGTGGTGTTCCTGCCTCCGGTCTGTCTAGCGGCATCCCACCTACAACCGGCGGTACACATGGATTCGGTACTCAGGTCGACGACGCGTTTAACACCTCTGGTACTGGCGCGCCTGTTGGCTCATCGGGTCTCGGCAACACCGGTACCTCCACTGGTACTGCCACCCACGGCGAGTTCAACACTACTTTCGGTGACCAGAACCCCGTCTTCCAGGGCCGCGCTTAG